The genomic window TTGTTGATTGCGCTTAGTGCGTCGCTCAGTGTGTCATGCTTCATCTCTTAATCAATCCTCATTTCAACTGTTTGAATCCGATTTTGTCGGCGATTTCTCTGAAGCATTGTCGGCAGTAGTTCAGTTCGTATTTGCTGATTACTCCTCTTCCTGTTCTGCCGCATCTTCTGCATTCTTTCTTGGCTTTTCCGTAGTCTCTTTCTTTAGGCGAGTTGTTCTTCTCGAATTTCTTTCTCTTGCCTTCTTTGTGTTTGATCTGGTTCAGTACTTTCTCGTAGCTCATTTATTGGCTCACCTCAATTTCCAGGTTTTCTTCGATGAATTCCTTGGCTTCTTCGTCGCTTACTTTGTGGTCGTCGCCGATTTCGGATGGTTTGTAGTCCCTTTTCTTTACTCGGTATCCTGGTCTTTCGAGTACTACTATTACTTGGAATCCTTTCATGCCGATGTCTGCGTCGTAGTCAAGTCCTGGTACATCGATGTATTCTGAAACTCCGAATGAGAAGTTTCCGTTTCCGTCGAATGCTGAGTCCTTAATCTGGTCTACTGCTGGCGCTACTTTGTTGAGGAGTTCTTCTGCGTCTTCTCCTCTAATTGTTGTCATTGCTCCGATGTTTAGACCGCTTCTTAGTCCGAATGTCTTTGCTGAGTCGTTGCTCTCTGTTCTGACAGGTGTTTTTCCTGTTAGTTTTTCGATTAGGTCGTGTGCTTTTTCTACTCCGTCGCCGACCTGTCCTTCCCCAATGTTTACTATTACTTTGGAGATTTCGATTTCTTTCATTGGGTTTTGCTCTGTTTCTTGTTCTGTCATTATTCTGTCACCTCTAGGTCGCCTGTTGCGACTAGGTTTTCTAGTTTGGTTTCGAACTCTCTTCCGTTTTCACTGACTGTTCCTGTGTCTGGGTTCATTCCTCTTTGGTTGATTTCTTCGAGTTCTGCTGTTTCTCCTGCGTGCTGTCCGGAGAATACGATTACTTCTGCGCCTTCTTCCAGTTTGACTTCCTCTACTTTTCCATCTTCTTGGAAGATCAGTGTGCTTCCTGTCTGGAAGTTGTCTGTGCTTGTGTGGTTTTCTCCGTTGTGAAGTTGGTAGACATTGTCGCTTCCTTCTGCTTTCTTGCCTACGATTTTTGCTGCTTTTCTTGTGTCTTCTGTGTTGATGAAGTCTAGGTTTCTTCCGTCTCTAAGTACTCTGAAGCTTTCCTCTGCTTTCGGTAGTTCTACTGTGTCTAGTACTCCAAGTCCTTGTTTGACATCTCGAAGTTCTTCTCCGTTTCTGAGGATGTCTCCTTGTTTTACTATTTTCTTTGCTTCTTTGTCTGTTTCTGCGTACCCTGTGACATCTCTGAGGAATACATTTGCAGGGATTGCATCTTCCTTGCTTCTGCTTCCTTTGACTGTTGAGATGTATGTGTTCTCCTTTCTGGAGATAGGGTAGTGTTTAGGTGCTGAAAGTCTTTTCTGATGTGTCATAACTCTTTACTCCTCCTTCTGATTCTCTAGGTATTCGATCATGGTTTTACGGTCTTTTCCAGCCTTCTCTGCTTCAATAAGTGCGTCGAAGTCCGGGTTTTCCATTTCTGAGATACTGTCTTTGACTTCATCCATAGTGCCGTCTACTAGCTCATCGTGACCTGTCTCGGAACTTTCTTCTGAAGGCTCGCTTTCTGAGGAGCCTTCTTGAGAAGACTTGTCTTCTTGCTGTGCTTCCTTGGCTTTCTCTTTGATTTCTTCCATGTCTTCTTCGTCAATATCCATGTCACTCATGTCTGGCTGTTGTCCGCCGCCTTGCATCTGCTGCATCATTTCGTTTTCTTCTTCCTGGCTTAGGACTTCTTCTACTTCTTCTTCGTCTACCTGAATCTCTTCACTGTCTTCAACATCGTATTTCTCAATTCTTTCGATGTTTTCCAGGTTGAGTGCCTGGATCTGTAGGTTGGAAGGCTTGAAAGGTACTTGGCTTGTGCTTCCGTCCTGTCTTTCTACTTCTAGACCGTTGATGTATACTTTCTGATTCTCTCTGTCGATGTTTGAGATGATTCCACTTGAACCACTAAAGTCGCCTCTTGCGACTTCTACACGATCTCCAAGGTTAAGTTGGAGACTTCGCGTATCCAGTTGGTCTCTTAGTTCGTGTGAGAGGTTTGCTGATACTAGGTTGTCTTTGACATGTTGTGGAGCGTTTGTCCTGTACTTTCTCTGTTTCTGCGGATCTGTGCTTGATTTCCAACTTTTGCTCCAGTTCTGTGTTTGATCTACCATTTCTTATTACCTCTATACAACCTTTGATGCAATTTTTCCGATCGGAGAGAATCTTTGAACTACTTCTTTTGCGATCGGTCC from Candidatus Nanohalobium constans includes these protein-coding regions:
- a CDS encoding 30S ribosomal protein S14, which produces MSYEKVLNQIKHKEGKRKKFEKNNSPKERDYGKAKKECRRCGRTGRGVISKYELNYCRQCFREIADKIGFKQLK
- a CDS encoding 50S ribosomal protein L5, producing MTEQETEQNPMKEIEISKVIVNIGEGQVGDGVEKAHDLIEKLTGKTPVRTESNDSAKTFGLRSGLNIGAMTTIRGEDAEELLNKVAPAVDQIKDSAFDGNGNFSFGVSEYIDVPGLDYDADIGMKGFQVIVVLERPGYRVKKRDYKPSEIGDDHKVSDEEAKEFIEENLEIEVSQ
- the rplX gene encoding 50S ribosomal protein L24 — encoded protein: MVDQTQNWSKSWKSSTDPQKQRKYRTNAPQHVKDNLVSANLSHELRDQLDTRSLQLNLGDRVEVARGDFSGSSGIISNIDRENQKVYINGLEVERQDGSTSQVPFKPSNLQIQALNLENIERIEKYDVEDSEEIQVDEEEVEEVLSQEEENEMMQQMQGGGQQPDMSDMDIDEEDMEEIKEKAKEAQQEDKSSQEGSSESEPSEESSETGHDELVDGTMDEVKDSISEMENPDFDALIEAEKAGKDRKTMIEYLENQKEE